In Bubalus bubalis isolate 160015118507 breed Murrah chromosome 3, NDDB_SH_1, whole genome shotgun sequence, a genomic segment contains:
- the LZTS1 gene encoding leucine zipper putative tumor suppressor 1: MGSVSSLISGHGFHSKHCRASQYKLRKSSHLKKLNRYSDGLLRFGFSQDSGHGKSSSKMGKSEDFFYIKVSQKARGSHRPDYTALSSGDLGGQAGVDFDPSTPPKLMPFSNQLEMGSEKGAVRPTAFKPVLPRSGAILHSSPESAGHQLHPAPLDKPKEQELKPSLCSGALSDSGRNSMSSLPTHSTSSSYQLDPLVTPVGPASRFGGSAHNITQGIVLQDSNMMSLKALSFSDGGNKLAHASKDKGSVRSPISTDQCTIQELEKQLLEREGELQRLHRSFEEKELAASQPYEERPRRCKDELEGLEAKSKMKVAAQKSQRAQQVLHLQVLQLQQEKRQLRQELESLMKEQDLLETKLRSYEKEKTSFAPALEETQWEVCQKSGEISLLKQQLKESQTEINAKASEILNLKAQLKDTRGRLENLELKTQDLESALRTKGLELEVCENELQRKKNEAELLREKVNLLEQELLELRAQAALQRSRDAAALGPASADDVPALQRELERLRAELKEERQGHDQMSSGFQHERLVWKEEKEKVIQYQKQLQQSYLAMYQRNQRLEKALQQLARGDGAGEPFEIDLEGADIPYEDIIATEI, translated from the exons ATGGGCAGTGTCAGCAGCCTCATCTCCGGCCACGGCTTCCACAGCAAGCACTGCCGGGCCTCGCAGTACAAGCTGCGCAAGTCTTCCCACCTCAAGAAGCTCAACCGCTATTCAGACGGGCTGCTGAGGTTCGGCTTCTCCCAAGACTCGGGGCATGGCAAGTCCAGCTCCAAAATGGGCAAGAGCGAAGACTTCTTCTACATCAAGGTCAGCCAGAAGGCCCGGGGCTCCCACCGCCCTGATTACACAGCACTGTCCAGTGGGGACCTAGGGGGCCAGGCAGGGGTGGACTTTGACCCATCCACCCCACCGAAgctcatgcccttctccaatcAGCTAGAGATG GGTTCTGAGAAGGGTGCTGTGAGACCCACGGCCTTCAAGCCGGTGCTGCCACGGTCAGGCGCCATCCTCCACTCATCCCCTGAGAGCGCCGGCCACCAGCTGCATCCCGCGCCTCTGGACAAGCCCAAGGAGCAGGAGCTGAAGCCCAGCCTGTGCTCCGGGGCACTCTCCGACTCCGGCCGGAACTCCATGTCCAGCCTGCCCACCCACAGTACCAGCAGCAGCTACCAGCTGGACCCGCTGGTCACTCCGGTGGGGCCCGCCAGCCGGTTTGGGGGCTCAGCCCACAACATCACACAGGGCATTGTCCTCCAAGACAGCAACATGATGAGCCTAAAGGCCCTGTCTTTCTCTGATGGGGGCAACAAGCTGGCCCACGCAAGCAAGGACAAGGGCTCTGTGCGCTCCCCCATCTCCACGGACCAGTGCACCATCCAGGAGCTGGAGAAGCAGCTGCTGGAGAGGGAGGGCGAGCTGCAGAGGCTGCACCGCAGCTTCGAGGAGAAGGAGCTGGCCGCCAGCCAACCTTACGAGGAGCGGCCGCGGCGCTGCAAGGACGAGCTGGAGGGGCTGGAGGCCAAGAGCAAGATGAAGGTGGCCGCACAGAAGAGCCAGCGCGCTCAGCAGGTCCTGCATCTTCAGGTGCTCCAGCTTCAGCAGGAGAAACGGCAGCTCCGGCAGGAACTCGAGAGCCTCATGAAGGAGCAGGACCTGCTGGAGACCAAACTCAGGTCTTATGAGAAAGAGAAGACCAGCTTTGCCCCTGCACTGGAGGAGACGCAGTGGGAG GTGTGCCAGAAGTCCGGAGAGATCTCCCTCCTGAAGCAGCAGCTGAAGGAGTCCCAAACAGAGATCAACGCCAAGGCCAGCGAGATCCTTAACCTGAAGGCTCAGCTGAAGGACACGCGCGGCCGGCTGGAGAATTTGGAGCTGAAGACGCAGGACTTGGAGAGCGCGCTGCGCACCAAGGGCCTGGAGCTGGAGGTGTGCGAAAACGAGCTGCAGCGCAAGAAGAACGAGGCGGAGCTCCTGCGGGAGAAGGTGAACCTGCTGGAGCAGGAGCTGCTGGAGCTGCGGGCCCAGGCCGCCCTGCAGCGGAGCAGGGACGCGGCTGCCCTGGGTCCCGCCTCCGCGGACGACGTGCCCGCCCTTCAGCGCGAGCTGGAGAGGCTGCGCGCAGAGCTCAAGGAGGAGCGGCAGGGGCATGACCAGATGTCCTCTGGTTTCCAGCACGAGCGGCTGGtgtggaaggaggagaaggagaaagtgaTCCAGTACCAGAAGCAGCTGCAGCAGAGCTACCTGGCCATGTACCAACGGAACCAGCGCCTGGAGAAGGCACTGCAGCAGCTGGCCCGCGGGGACGGCGCAGGGGAGCCCTTTGAGATCGACCTTGAGGGGGCTGACATCCCCTACGAGGACATCATCGCCACCGAGATCTGA